One part of the Torulaspora delbrueckii CBS 1146 chromosome 8, complete genome genome encodes these proteins:
- the TDEL0H03160 gene encoding uncharacterized protein: protein MPKAYLENPNFGQRQDSESEQQGTGVAPFKLQNGAFVNGKLENASGKREHRRRNLLKTKLSALWNSKFEQHEIETTKPEDANHKRHHIRFWKNRFKDQRSDRSQGDHKNTLSNTESSSPISNHNIFDTSALLFSRTSTERSEQDLESLINETCTVIFRPIDGNDEHDLCSCIVDDHCSFRYSPSPTAPLNIFGPHSRSASEAASGTCIQHEESCHESFSFALTPTATMGMGMGVVGVPESPVTTDSASRLSLRNSADSALHGADSLTPVVRSPTTYSPVDTRSLDDVGTARDVDVMEEDRWIVSSLKEYCSTRLFGKSQRTNRDVGDFHSIPKTLAGQESNPFDAKLLTSSSRSGGSFFHGWRHFKDG, encoded by the coding sequence ATGCCAAAAGCTTATTTAGAGAACCCCAACTTCGGACAAAGGCAAGATTCTGAATCGGAACAACAAGGAACGGGGGTTGCACCTttcaaattgcaaaatgGAGCTTTTGTCAATGGGAAGTTAGAAAATGCTAGCGGCAAAAGAGAGCACCgcagaagaaatcttttgaagacgaAATTAAGTGCTTTGTGGAATAGTAAATTTGAACAACATGAAATCGAAACCACAAAGCCAGAGGACGCCAATCATAAGAGACATCACATCAGATTCTGGAAAAATAGATTCAAAGACCAAAGAAGTGACAGGAGTCAAGGTGACCATAAAAATACACTTTCCAACACAGAGTCTTCGTCGCCTATATCGAATCACAATATCTTCGATACAAGCGCGCTCCTCTTTTCACGGACTTCAACTGAGCGTTCGGAACAGGATTTGGAGTCCCTCATCAACGAAACTTGTACTGTAATTTTCAGGCCGATCGACGGAAACGACGAACATGATCTATGCTCATGTATAGTTGACGACCATTGCAGCTTCAGGTATTCGCCCAGCCCCACGGCACCGCTCAACATATTCGGACCACACTCAAGATCAGCCTCTGAGGCAGCCTCTGGAACATGCATTCAGCATGAAGAGAGCTGTCACGAGAGTTTTTCATTCGCACTCACTCCTACAGCAACTATGGGGATGGGGATGGGGGTAGTCGGCGTGCCGGAGTCCCCTGTCACAACCGACAGCGCTAGTCGGCTAAGTCTACGCAACTCAGCTGATTCAGCCCTTCATGGGGCAGACTCTTTGACACCAGTCGTGCGCAGCCCTACTACGTACAGCCCAGTAGACACAAGATCCCTGGATGACGTGGGAACTGCTAGGGATGTTGATGTTATGGAGGAAGACAGATGGATTGTCAGCAGCCTGAAAGAGTATTGTTCTACTCGTCTTTTCGGAAAAAGTCAAAGGACGAACAGAGACGTCGGTGACTTTCATTCGATACCTAAAACTCTTGCTGGTCAAGAATCCAATCCATTTGATGCAAAACTGTTGACCAGTTCCAGCAGATCGGGTGGATCATTCTTCCACGGATGGCGTCATTTCAAAGACGGATAG
- the MPH1 gene encoding 3'-5' DNA helicase (similar to Saccharomyces cerevisiae MPH1 (YIR002C); ancestral locus Anc_7.153), whose translation MVGADDSFDDINEEELESLCGNNVNRIVHETVIRKSMPVQKDLTGRTIEGQKSIYEEIRQEVTFGPTHHKLVQDALGHYVYPTNFEVREYQFDIVRKALFQNTLCAIPTGMGKTFIASTVMLNFFRWSQSGKIIFTAPTRPLVAQQIKACLGITGIPQDQTAILLDKSRKNREEIWEEKRVFFTTPQVMENDLKRGVLHPKDIITIVIDEAHRATGSYAYTNIIKFVSRFNTSYRVLALTATPGTDLIGVQEVVNNLEISKIEARTEESADIVRYMRKKSRAKIEVSPTVEIEDIIEQIGIAILPVLSQAIELKIYEDCNPSQINAFKAMQQSQKIIANPGIPEGIKWRNFFILQLLNHVGQMLKRIKIYGIRTFYNYFIDKHKEFTTKYSLGKSTNKTAAEFYYNPILTTMMKQCESLLSNPKFLGHGKLNHVREELADFFSDIGSNSRVIIFTELRESALEIVKCVDTMNEPGHPYQVRPHIFIGQAKGKEGFDEVTFARKNQPKGRKKADRLKRLEEEKQLEEDRKLKKTQAKLERGTRRTGSSEEAQLNGMTQKQQKEVIMKFKNGEYNVLVCTSIGEEGLDIGEVDLIICYDTTSSPIKNIQRMGRTGRKRDGRIVLLFSSNESLKFEQAMKDYEKLQYLICQNNLQYKKSDRIIPSDINPICREEHINIDEDAQVVNEMEDTEEVIRYATQCMLGKKPKRRERKKKGPKKEKQFFMPDNVNTGIATANTLVKKVTSRKKEVKSVVLDKELPSLDPAELSPLEGSSPVKLEFDDDYSAFGKKSNSERLPICGGSTYGTGVQSEPPSPEKTSSDTNISLGQKMDDDDRWHINPVANKRKLKVEVSTSATTKKPKREPTQNSNSNSQTDDDGLLTIQEREYFLRKYSAAHTVSIDTIPNFKRYTKIVNIPHSYHNQKIQRLFEDLRHNKKVRTIEMNRTKCIARGLQSGIVNGDAQLTSVIVENDEISYIAKTRKKQSSQENSGISRTSSKELDELLNSDSDF comes from the coding sequence ATGGTTGGTGCTGATGATAGTTTTGACGATATCAATGAGGAAGAGTTAGAGTCTCTTTGTGGAAATAATGTCAACCGGATTGTTCATGAGACAGTCATTCGGAAATCAATGCCGGTGCAGAAGGACTTGACTGGCCGTACCATTGAAGGTCAAAAGTCGATCTACGAAGAAATCAGGCAGGAAGTTACATTTGGACCAACTCACCACAAGTTAGTTCAAGATGCATTGGGACACTATGTGTATCCGACGAATTTCGAGGTTAGAGAATATCAGTTCGATATTGTACGAAAAGCTCTGTTCCAGAATACATTATGTGCGATTCCAACAGGAATGGGGAAAACTTTCATAGCGAGCACTGTTatgctcaatttctttagGTGGTCTCAATCGGGGAAGATCATCTTCACAGCTCCAACAAGACCACTAGTTGCACAACAGATCAAAGCTTGTTTGGGTATTACCGGGATACCACAGGATCAGACTGCAATTCTTCTGGATAAATCGAGAAAGAatagagaagaaatttgggAGGAGAAGAGAGTCTTCTTTACCACACCGCAGGTGATGGAAAATGACCTGAAGCGAGGTGTGCTACATCCCAAGGACATCATAACGATTGTGATTGATGAAGCCCATCGAGCAACCGGTTCTTATGCCTACACTAATATTATCAAGTTTGTCAGTCGGTTCAATACTTCTTATAGGGTATTGGCGTTGACAGCTACACCTGGAACCGATCTTATTGGAGTGCAAGAAGTTGTGAATAATCTGGAAATTTCGAAGATAGAAGCAAGAACGGAGGAAAGTGCCGATATTGTGAGGTAtatgaggaagaagagtaGAGCGAAGATTGAAGTGAGTCCGACGGTTGAGATCGAAGATATAATCGAACAAATTGGCATAGCTATTCTGCCAGTTCTTTCGCAGGCTattgaattgaaaatttATGAGGATTGTAATCCATCACAGATAAACGCTTTCAAGGCGATGCAACAAAGTCAGAAAATAATAGCAAATCCAGGAATACCTGAAGGTATCAAATGGAGGAATTTCTTTATTTTGCAGCTGTTAAACCATGTAGGTCAGATGTTAAAGCGCATTAAAATCTACGGGATAAGAACGTTTTACAACTATTTTATCGATAAGCATAAGGAATTCACAACGAAATATAGTCTGGGTAAATCGACGAACAAGACCGCGGCTGAATTTTATTACAATCCTATTTTGACTACTATGATGAAACAATGTGAATCGCTTCTATCCAatcccaaatttttgggACATGGTAAACTAAACCATGTTAGAGAAGAACTGGCAGATTTCTTTTCAGATATTGGATCCAACTCTAGAGTGATTATTTTCACTGAGCTTAGGGAAAGCGCCTTGGAGATTGTCAAATGTGTAGATACGATGAATGAACCAGGCCATCCCTACCAGGTAAGACCTCACATATTTATTGGCCAAGCGAAAGGTAAAGAAggttttgatgaagtgaCCTTCGCAAGAAAGAACCAACCCAAAGGTAGGAAAAAGGCTGATAGACTCAAAAGgctggaagaagagaagcaaCTGGAAGAAGACagaaagctgaagaagaccCAGGCTAAATTAGAGAGAGGCACTCGGCGAACCGGTAGCTCTGAAGAAGCACAACTAAACGGTATGACACAGAAGCAGCAGAAAGAAGTGATTATGAAATTTAAAAATGGAGAATATAATGTGCTAGTTTGTACTTCtattggagaagaaggtttAGATATCGGTGAAGTTGATCTTATTATTTGCTATGACACAACGAGTAGTCCCATTAAGAACATCCAGCGAATGGGCAGAACTGGTAGAAAAAGAGATGGTAGAATTGTTTTACTTTTCAGTAGTAACGAATCCCTCAAATTTGAGCAGGCCATGAAGGATTATGAGAAGTTACAGTATTTGATTTGCCAAAACAATCTACAGTACAAGAAGTCTGATAGAATCATACCGTCCGACATCAATCCTATTTGCCGTGAGGAGCATATAAACATCGACGAAGATGCACAAGTGGTAAATGAAATGGAAGACACAGAAGAAGTTATTCGTTATGCTACGCAATGCATGCTCGGTAAGAAACCCAAGAGGAGGGAGCGTAAGAAAAAGGGTCcgaagaaggaaaagcaGTTTTTCATGCCAGATAATGTGAATACAGGTATTGCAACTGCGAATactttggtgaaaaagGTGACATCGAGAAAAAAAGAGGTGAAAAGTGTTGTTCTCGATAAAGAGCTTCCTTCCCTGGACCCGGCAGAGCTTAGCCCTCTAGAAGGTTCATCCCCCGTTaagcttgaatttgatgatgattataGCGCTTTTGGTAAAAAGTCAAATAGTGAGCGTCTGCCTATCTGTGGCGGCTCTACTTACGGCACAGGTGTGCAGTCTGAACCTCCCTCGCCTGAGAAGACATCAAGTGACACAAATATAAGCCTTGGTCAAAAGATGGACGATGACGACAGGTGGCACATTAATCCAGTAGCGAACAAAAGAAAACTGAAAGTCGAAGTGTCAACATCGGCAACtacaaagaagccaaaaagAGAGCCAactcaaaattcaaattcaaattctcaaaCAGATGACGATGGTCTGCTTACCATACAAGAGCGTGAATATTTCCTTCGAAAGTATTCGGCCGCACACACTGTATCCATAGACACCATACCAAATTTCAAGCGTTACACCAAGATTGTCAATATTCCGCACAGCTATCACAATCAGAAAATTCAACGTctatttgaagatttgcGGCATAACAAAAAAGTAAGAACTATCGAAATGAATAGGACTAAATGCATTGCTCGCGGTCTTCAAAGCGGGATTGTTAATGGAGACGCTCAGCTTACCTCGGTtattgttgaaaatgaCGAGATCAGCTACATCGCCAAAACGAGAAAAAAACAGTCGAGTCAAGAAAATAGTGGCATTAGTAGAACGAGCTCTAAAGAATTGGACGAGTTACTAAACTCTGATTCGGACTTTTAA